A part of Maniola jurtina chromosome 19, ilManJurt1.1, whole genome shotgun sequence genomic DNA contains:
- the LOC123875160 gene encoding protein NDRG3-like, with amino-acid sequence MPTTIHENIALLNMMSSDNLEDDLKSVQLHYPSERRLQSDGACVEERVRTSRGDILVAVRGDRNKRAIITYHDLGLNYAANFQAFFNFIDMRSILDQFCIYHINAPGQEEGAPTLPEDFSYPSMDALASQIDFVLGHFGIRSFIGFGVGAGANILARYAIVNPQKVDALVLINCTSTQAGWTEWLYQKINTRQLRSSGMTQGALDYLMWHHFGRSTDERNHDLAHVYKECFSHVNPVNLSMFIDSYIRRSDLGIARESNTIKVPVLNVTGALSPHVDDTVTFNGRLEPAKTSWLSISDCGMVLEEQPSKIAEAFRLFLQGEGYCR; translated from the coding sequence ATGCCAACGACGATACACGAAAACATTGCTCTGTTAAATATGATGTCTTCTGATAATCTAGAAGATGATTTGAAGAGCGTTCAGCTACATTATCCATCCGAGAGGCGGTTACAGAGCGACGGCGCATGCGTGGAGGAGAGGGTGAGGACGTCGCGTGGAGACATACTGGTGGCCGTCCGAGGGGACCGGAATAAGCGCGCGATAATAACATACCATGACCTCGGACTCAATTATGCCGCAAACTTCCAGGCATTCTTCAATTTCATTGATATGAGGTCAATTTTGGATCAATTTTGCATTTACCACATCAATGCCCCGGGCCAAGAGGAAGGGGCACCGACTTTGCCCGAGGATTTCTCGTACCCCTCAATGGATGCCTTGGCCTCTCAAATAGACTTTGTCCTTGGACACTTTGGTATTAGATCTTTCATCGGGTTCGGGGTTGGTGCTGGAGCTAATATTTTAGCTCGCTATGCTATTGTAAATCCTCAAAAAGTTGACGCTTTAGTACTCATTAATTGCACGTCCACTCAGGCTGGTTGGACTGAATGGCTGTATCAGAAAATTAATACGAGACAGCTGCGATCCAGCGGGATGACTCAAGGAGCCCTCGACTACTTGATGTGGCACCATTTCGGGCGCAGCACCGACGAACGGAATCACGACCTAGCTCACGTGTACAAGGAGTGCTTTTCCCACGTTAACCCTGTAAATCTGTCTATGTTCATAGACTCATACATACGCCGTTCTGACTTGGGAATCGCAAGGGAGAGCAACACGATAAAGGTGCCAGTGTTAAACGTGACTGGCGCGCTTTCTCCGCACGTGGATGATACAGTAACATTTAACGGTCGATTAGAACCCGCTAAGACTTCGTGGTTGAGTATTTCAGACTGTGGCATGGTGTTGGAGGAACAGCCCAGTAAGATTGCGGAGGCATTTAGGTTGTTCCTTCAGGGTGAAGGCTACTGTAGATAG